GATGCCATTGATAAGAAAAACGTCTATAAATTATATGCCTCTTATATTTCCGGTTTAATCGGTGAGTTTCCGCAAAGTGTCATTTTGGCAAATTTCTGTGGCAGCGACCAAACTCCTCCATTGCGTGATGCTTTTATCGGAAAAGGCGCTAAAACATATTTTGGTTATACCGAATCAGTCAATGGCGGTTTTTGTGTTTCTGTATCCAGAGATGTATTTACTACACTTGCCAAAAACAATAAAACAACCGGTGAAGTCAGCAAAATAGGTACGAGCGACCCTCAAACACCTTACGCAACTTTTAAAATAGAAGGTTCGGGTACCATGCGTTTTGCAACAGAACTGGTAAACGGCAATTTTGAAAAAGGCATGTTGGGTTGGACCAAATCAGGAGACGGCAGAGCAATTAGTCAGTTGGGATATATGGACTCACCCGAAGGCAACTATATGGGGATTATTTCTACCGGTTTGGGATATACGGTCAATTCAGGCAGAATTTCACAGTCATTTACGGTTCCTAACAATGCAACTGAGCTTTCGTTGAAATGGAATTTCTTTTCAGAAGAATTTTTGGAATATATCGGCTCACAATACCAGGATTGGTTTGAGGTAATTGTCGTAACCCCGGAATTTGGCGAACATGTATTACTCAGCAAATCTGTGGATGGAGTTGCTGCTGAATATGGAGCTGCTTATCCTGATATTCCCGGAAACTTAATTAGTGTTTCTCCTGATATCGTATTTGATGTCGGTGGCGTTTACATGACCGGTTGGGAAACTTTTACTTTTGACATCAGCAGTTATAAAGGCAAATGTGTAACTTTGGTCTTACGTTGCAGCGATGTTGGTGACAGTATTTATGATACCGCTGTTTTGCTTGACGAAATTTCAATTAAATAACCCGGTTATTTAATAAAAATATGTAGATAGTCCGCAGGGTAGTCAGATATACTACCCTGCGGATTTTTCGCTAATACTTAAACACTCTCAAAGAGAACAACTATGTTAATTCGCCTTTTTTTAAGTGCTTTGTTTGTTGGACTTTGCAGTTTTTGTCTTCATTCAACTACTCCGGCAAGTTCCGGATCAAATCAGGATGATTCGTTGATGGAAAACAATCTTGAAAACACCGTTATCCGTGCCATTCGATATGAATCCGGCAAACCAAAGGGAGTAACTGTTTCTAAAGAGCATACTGAGAGCATTATCGGCTTTGTCCGCAATTTGCTGGAAACTTCTGAACCTATGCGCATTCATTTGGAAATGGAAGAAATACAATCACTTCGCAGCACAGCTACCGGATTTGAGATTTTTTTCTCACCGGCATTAGAAACATCTTCTGATGCTGCCCGGTTAAGTAAAATGTTCTTTTTAACAGAAGGTGATTTTTCAACTCGAATTGAAAGCACAAATGCCCGTTTTTTTGTCGCGTTAGACGATAACAATCAATACATTCAATCACCGTTTGAGGCAGAAAGCAAGGCGGAATTGGTCGGACAATTAAACGATTTGTTGAAATAATACCACTTCACTATCTAATAGAACCCACCCTAACCCCTCCGAGGAGGGGAATTAAAAGACTTTTGCAGGTAATTGATGGTTCAAAATTAAATCATAGTTGGTATAAATTTTCAAAACAAAGCAATAAAAAACCCCTCGAGCAACTTGCTTCGAGGGGTTTTTTTGTTGGCCCGCCAGGATTCGAACCTAGACAGACAGAACCAAAATCTGTAGTGCTACCATTACACAACGGGCCACCGTTTTTTAGCGGGGCAAAGATACACCCAACTCTTAACCTACACAATAGTTTTTTAAAAAAAATGCAATATTGTGAACCGTTTTTTGGCGGTACTATCTACAAACGCTATATATATATGAATAGTTCCATCGAGCTGTGCTTAATTGGAGTTAAAATAAGACTTATATAAAGTCATTGTTGCAAAGTAGATTAACACCAAAACAGCTACTGCTTTAAGGAAAATTGTAAAACCGGATGTTTCAGGATAAAACAACACCAGCAACACAAAGGATAATAAACCCATTATAGTAACACCGATTGTAAGAAACATAAACTTTTCGGTCCGGCTTGGATAAGGATATTTAAGAGGGATAAAATGCAGCAGACAAAAAAGGGCAATTGCTACCAGATTGATAAAGTTTCCAAAATTGAACACGAAAAAGAAATAAAACACCACCAAGTTCCACATTACCGGAAAACCAACAAAATGATAATCGGCACTAACCATGCCTGATTTGCCATAGTAAATAGCTGAGGTGAGCAATACAGCCGATGCTGCCAACAATCTTAATTCGGGTGCTATCATCCCGGATTCGTAGAGAAAAAAAGCAGGAATTATTGCATAAGTCGCAAAATCAATGACAGAATCCAACATTTTACCATCAAAAAAGGGCAATACTTGTTTGACCTTGCACCATCGGGCAAAACTTCCATCCAAACCATCAATGATTTGGCTCACCAACAACCAAAACATGGCCATCTGCCACTGATGTGCCGCTATTGCCAAAATTGCCAAAAAACCGGCTACTATACCGGTAGCGGTAAATAAATGAACAGACCAGGCGAGGGCTTTTTGAAGGGTAGAAAACTGTTGGGGTGGAGTTGACATTTGGGATTGCTCATTTTATATAAAATGAAGGCTGTAAAATAAACTAAAGCCTAAATTTTTTTCGACTGCGGGGCGTAAAGATAAAGGCATTTCGGACAATTCATTCATAAAGGTAACTGTCGAGGTGTTGGACTATTTAATTACCCGGATTTGCTTATCAAATTTTTCGTACAAAGTATAGTCTAAAGAGTAGTTATGATTTGTATTAACTACTCTGCAACATTTCTTTTACATATTTATTTTTAACTAAAAAGCTTACTTCCAAGATTGTTTACATGAACGACTCAAAGCTTCAGCCTTTATTTCTAATCGCTTAACCATTGTTCGCATCAATTTATGTTTAAATGTTCACCAAGCAAGCAGTTGTTTATTGAATAGTATAGGCAAACAGGTTTTTGGCACTTCCTCCGGCAATCAACACATTACCACCGTTATCCAAAAGGTCGGTACAAACAAACTGAGTGCCTGCCTCAATGGGAAAATTGGGGTGGTTTTCTCCATTTTCGTCTAAAAGAAAAACTTGCTTTGTGTTCGGGCAATATACCCCGATTCGGACATTTTTTTCTCCTTTTAGCCGGATAGGAAAAATCTTGCCGGGTTTTGCTTTGTCTTTAAATTCAAAAGTAAATAATTTTTTATTTTCGTTAAACGCATAAACTTTGTTGTTGCTCATAAAAATATATTCCTCGTTCGAGTAATCGGGTTGAATGTTTTCGGTTAAAAATCCGGAAGTTGGGCTGATGCTTACCATTTTTTTCGACCATTTTTGGCCGTCTAAAGTAAATACATAAGTATGGCTGTTTTTCGCGGTGGCAACAATTTTGGGTTCTCCACTCCTGATATCAATCTGTGGTGGGCTTATTAGCGGGCTGCCGGTTACCAGTTTTTGTTTTAATGCACCATTAGGAGATAATAAATAGATATTTCCGTTGTTGTTAGCGGCCACCATGAGTTGATGTTTATCATCACGAAAGTAAATTAATTCATAAGCCATTAAAGCCAGATAGGGTCGGGGACTCCAACCCGCCAAAGGCCTTCCGTTTGGGTGGTAGCCATAGATATTGTTATTGCCGCAGGGAATAAAAAAACTGTAGTTTTTATTGTTGTCAAAATCTGCCAGGGTCATTCCGGTAACTGCTTCTGCGCTTAGTTTGATGGGGTAGTCCTGCACGTCTTTTCCATTCCGGTCTATCAGATAGACTTTGTTGGAGGTGTTGAACAAGAAAAATAGATTGCCGTTGTTGTAAAGATCCAACTGCTGCACCTTTCCCATTATGGGTTTGTCGAAACTGCGCTTCCAGATTATTTTTCCATTTCTGCTGATTAAATACAAGTTATGGCTTTTGTCATAAACTATAATTTCTTTGTCGCCGCTGATATGGTTTTGGACTATTTGCGGAGGAGCAGCAGGTTCGTCTTCAAGGTCAACGTTCCAGGCTAAAGTAGTTGTGGAGTGGTGGATGTCTTTTTTTTGTTCAGATTTTTTATAGTTGATGTGAATGGTTGTTTTAATTCCGTTGTCGGGCATTTTATCCATTTGAACTGCAGTCGGGGTAAACCCATTATAGTATTTGCTTTTTTTACCAAAGTCTTTTAAAAACGAATCGGAGGATGTAGCTTTTATCAAAGGCGTTAACCTTTCGGGTTGCAGATAGAAAAAACTATTGCTTTTGGGATCTAATTCTTTTTCAAATTCCGCATAGTTTTCGTTTTTGAGCAAGGTTTGATTCGCTAAATAGTTTTCAATGATAACCTGTAAATGGTCTTTATTAGCGGTAAAAAGCATAAAGTTGCCCAACCTTGTATAATAGCTATCTGAAAATGCGGGAGCATAGTCCTGTCCAAAAATCAAACTTAGCATTTCTGAGCAATTGGCATTGCCGATGGTAAACCCTTTATAAATAAATGGTTTTGCACCTTTTAGGACGTGTTTTTTTAAGCTGCGGACTGCTTCGGTCGAGTCGGCAACCTCAACGGCCGCATAAACCACTTCAAAAAGGTTTGCCGATGCGGGTTCGGTAAAACCCATTGCCCATTCCTGACCCGCCCAATCTAATTCACGACTGTTTGCTAAAAACTCTTTTTTTTGTTGCCGTACAATTTTTTGAAGATTATCGGCACGGTTGTACCAAAGCATGGCAGTATTAAAAGGCAATATATTGGCGATGGTAATTTTGTCCGGACAGTTTTGTTCTGTTATTTGATTCAACAGAAGATTGGTTTGTGTTAGGGTTTCACCTTTTAACGCTATCCGGTTTTCGTGGACAGAAACTTCATAACTTGCTCCGCTAAGCAGTTTTGCCGGCCAATCGAATATTGTTCCTTGGATATCGGGCTTTAGAAAAACGGTTTTCAGCAAAGGGAGATTTTCAAAAAAGACATGAAGCATAAAACCGGCATCTGTGGTAGGCAATTGTTGATGAAATTGCAAGAATTTTCCGGTAAACAAACGGTGATACTGAGTAAGTGCTTCATCAACAAGCAAGGGGGTCATTGATGCCAACACAATTTTACCATCCTGAACTATGGTGAATATCTGTTTTTCTTTTTTTAGAGACAGTTCATAAATGATTTTTCGTTTGAAATTGCGACGGACAACCGGAACCCCTTTTTTTTCGAGGCTGTCAATGATTTCAGGTAAAGGAAATTTCAGTGCTTCCCGTTTTGTCAGAAACAAAAAATCATATTCGTCTGCTTTAGTAAGGTGCAATGATAGGAGCAAAGAAGGAAGATGTTGGGTGTTGCGGTTCAAAAACAGAGAGTCGAGAAGGATAAACCCGTTAACAGATTTATCAGCCCATGCTAAATGTTGCCAATCTGTAAAGGAGCTGTTTTCAACCAGACTACTATGCAGCAATCTTGCATCAGTTGTTTCTAATGCAAAAATACCGCTATCGGGAATAGCCTTAAACAATTGTCGCCTTTCATCAGAAAGATAAAAAAAGTAGATCCCCGCAACAGTCAGCAAGACAACAATTATCAGAATAGTGTTTTTGCTCATTATGAGGTTATTTGCTAATTTTGCAAGGCATTATAAAAAAACGAAGTACAGGATTTTCCTTCAAAAATTGTTGGTGGTATCGAAATTCACCAAAAGATAAAAGATCTTCCTTCAATATTTGTGCAAAATAAACTCAACGCTATCAAAAAGATGTTTTTTTAAATAAATTTTTTTACAATTTTCGTTTAATGCGGGTTAAGATCTTTTCCTTAATTCCTTGTAATCTTTAAAATCCTGTAATTTATTTGGTTTTTCACATACAAGTTGACAGGTAGTCCATTCCTTTCTGTTCAATGATTTAAATATGCCCAAAAACATTTTGCTGATTGCTGCCTTGCTTGGTGCCTTGACCGTTATATTAGGTGCCTTTGGTGCT
This is a stretch of genomic DNA from Sphingobacteriales bacterium. It encodes these proteins:
- a CDS encoding CDP-alcohol phosphatidyltransferase family protein, with product MSTPPQQFSTLQKALAWSVHLFTATGIVAGFLAILAIAAHQWQMAMFWLLVSQIIDGLDGSFARWCKVKQVLPFFDGKMLDSVIDFATYAIIPAFFLYESGMIAPELRLLAASAVLLTSAIYYGKSGMVSADYHFVGFPVMWNLVVFYFFFVFNFGNFINLVAIALFCLLHFIPLKYPYPSRTEKFMFLTIGVTIMGLLSFVLLVLFYPETSGFTIFLKAVAVLVLIYFATMTLYKSYFNSN